The Trichoderma breve strain T069 chromosome 2, whole genome shotgun sequence DNA segment TTGTGTAGACAACAACTTTAGACGACCGACTTACGCATGCAAATACCCATACCAATACCTCCGACTATGAACAGCCATCGACGACCAAAACGGTCGGCTGTCCATGTTGCGTTAAGAGTGAACCTGCCTATTATTAGATCTCAGATGCAATAGGCCAATATTGGATGGTGACAATTCTCACAGGATGCCAAACGTTGCATTTAGAGCGTTAATAAGGTTGATAGTCTGGGTCGATGTCCACACTTTCTTGTAAATGGCTGTAGAATAGGTGTTGAGTGTGCCTTGGCCACTGAGCTGCTGTCCAAcattaattataaaagcgAGGTAAAGTCGTTTGCGAATGGAGGGATCCTTGAACAACGCAGTGTAATTATTGCtgatggcttctttttcgTATTCAAGCGCTTCCCGGATAGCCAAAACCTCATCCTCAACTTCCTGTTCCGTCTCACGGATCTTACGAAGCGCAGATTTGGCAGCTTCGATATTGCCATTCTTCTTTATGTGCCAACGTGGGGACTCGGGCTGGAATGGTAGCAATATCATGATGATAATTGGAACCATGATCTGGAAAATAACCACCATTTTCCAGTCCCACTCGCCCAATGTGCTGCGATGGAGAGAGCAAGCGTAGTTGATCCAATAGGCAATGAATGATCCGACAGAATAGAATAGCTGCCAGAAAGCCATAATAAGACCGCGGATAGGAGGTGGTGCCATTTCGCCGATATAGACCGGTCCAGCCGTCAAAGCAATGCCTTGCCCAAGACCGACAAGCACACGTCCAGCAATGAAGCAGCCCAAGTTATGTCGGGGAGCAAAAGTTTGCATGAAGGTGGCGATGACAGTAAGAAGGCATCCAGTCCACATACCCCATCGCCGTCCTAAAAAGTCTGCCTGTCCAGCTTGTCAGTTTATGTATAGTTCGATAATATGGCGCAAGACAGGACTCACAAGAGGgccgccgaagaagaagcctgcAACAATTGCACCGATAGTGTACGATGTGTTTATTAGGCCAATCATATACGTGTCTCGCTCCTGTGGGATATGTCAGTGTCGAGTCCGAACCAGTCAGCGACCTACTCATCACCCACAGTATCAAGATCAAAATATGCCAACCAGTTTTGTGAGCCTTGAACAGAATTGTACACTGAAGCATCATATCCGTAGAGAACCATGCACATTGCGGCCACCATGGATATATACCTAGAGATTTCAATTAGGTGGGCTCTTGTCCGTAGAGCAACCAAGTCATGTCTTACCAATTGTATACCCTTTTTGAGGACGCCATGATGAAACACTCAAAGGCTGGTTTCCGACCTATGTCATATGGATGAAATGACACACAAAGATGAACTACGAATGAAGATTGAAGATATACATAAGAGGAAGCCTCAGCCAACcttaaatactaaataaaCAGAGGCACAGAAGTTCCGTAAAGTCACCACGTTAGCTCCAACACCCAGCTCCTACCCTGAGGTGCCAAGGCCAATTTTATGCACGGTATGGTGATAGTGCAGGCCACTTGCTTCCTTCGGTAACCGATTCCCTGAGTGGTTAGGCTTTATTTTACCTTTTCATAGGCGTAATTCGTCTAGGCCATTACGGTTAATTCGTCGTGAGTCTCGCTGTGAAGGCTATGACTGACTCCTAGAGGTATGCAGCATCCAGCCATTAAAGCGTGGCCTGCACCCGCCAAGTCTCGCAGTTCCGTCTTGGATGCATCCTACGAATATACTAGCGCCGGAAAATGGAATTTCCATCCATACCGTGAAGTGAAGAAGCAGATCAGATGGCAATTTGGCCAACATACACatggctggaagaagaggtttgGTAGGCAACTGTAGCTGAGACCACCGCGAGTTGGCCACATGGACGCGCTTGATCAGTAGTCATAATGTACAGTATGTTTATATCGATCTAATTTGATAACCTAGTGAAGAACATCCAATCATCGTAGCGACAGGCAACCTCAATTCAGATATGTGCAGGCCGTATCGCCACATTTGGTTGGCTCAGTCACACCCAGATGTTGGTAAGTATTTGGGGTAATAACTATAGGGCATTTGGCTGAGACAGCTCCCTTGAGAGACATATTGGCTTATACATGGCGATTGAGTGTAGGGAGATGTCATTCATATTTCGTACGCTTCTGAACTAAAAACGCCGGAAGGTATTGGTGGCTGTTGAACCGACTACTGAGCCACACTCGCCATACGTGCTACATGGGCATACCAGCGCTTTTGGATGATATATGAGAACAGAGAATGCGTGGGAGCTTTACTCTGTCGGACAAACAACTAAGGATTCTCAGGCGCCTCGGAAGCGGAGAAACCGACGCAGTGATCGCATTCAATCTCACCGACAGGGTTTCGACAGATGTGTACGTGGCTAGCTTTTATT contains these protein-coding regions:
- a CDS encoding sugar transporter domain-containing protein, with translation MASSKRVYNWYISMVAAMCMVLYGYDASVYNSVQGSQNWLAYFDLDTERDTYMIGLINTSYTIGAIVAGFFFGGPLADFLGRRWGMWTGCLLTVIATFMQTFAPRHNLGCFIAGRVLVGLGQGIALTAGPVYIGEMAPPPIRGLIMAFWQLFYSVGSFIAYWINYACSLHRSTLGEWDWKMVVIFQIMKNGNIEAAKSALRKIRETEQEVEDEVLAIREALEYEKEAISNNYTALFKDPSIRKRLYLAFIINVGQQLSGQGTLNTYSTAIYKKVWTSTQTINLINALNATFGILFTLNATWTADRFGRRWLFIVGGIGMGICMLLVPVIGQTTPDINGTKSKPVGISIVFLLFLFIFFYKPSWGATTWIWTSEIFSMNVRAQAIGMCSQMQNVANTIFQQFFPTFLKNEGLKCLYFFMATNFLLVVFVYFFIPETKQIPLEEIDVLFGGANHVDKGAQILGAPDIPTKEVHVVDQCEDNKVTAV